One region of Desulfitobacterium chlororespirans DSM 11544 genomic DNA includes:
- the sleB gene encoding spore cortex-lytic enzyme, with the protein MITKKRVWVGVITLGIALILASGAYGALGDRALSQGSRGSEVTELQKKLASLGYVVGKVDGVYGSKTKAAVTRFQKERGLKVDGIAGTQTIKELKLLTGDSTNASGKSVGPKNVDINLLARCVSAEARGEPYVGQVAVAAVLLNRMSDPAFPNTIADIIYQPLAFSSVADGQINMAPTASALKAAQEAVSGVDPTGGALFFFNPAKTKNKFIWSRPQIMQIGNHIFTR; encoded by the coding sequence ATGATCACAAAAAAGAGAGTGTGGGTAGGGGTAATAACGTTAGGTATTGCCTTGATCCTGGCCAGCGGGGCTTATGGCGCTTTGGGTGATCGAGCCTTGAGTCAAGGCTCAAGAGGCTCTGAGGTCACTGAGCTCCAGAAAAAACTTGCCTCTTTGGGCTATGTGGTTGGAAAGGTTGACGGCGTCTACGGCTCAAAGACTAAGGCTGCCGTGACCCGCTTTCAGAAAGAGCGGGGCTTAAAGGTGGATGGAATAGCCGGGACTCAGACCATTAAAGAGCTCAAGCTTTTGACGGGGGACAGCACGAACGCTTCAGGAAAATCCGTTGGACCAAAGAATGTGGATATTAACCTGTTGGCACGCTGTGTCAGTGCGGAGGCCAGGGGAGAGCCCTATGTAGGGCAGGTAGCTGTGGCAGCGGTCCTTCTCAACCGCATGTCGGATCCGGCTTTTCCCAATACTATAGCAGATATAATCTACCAACCCCTGGCTTTTTCCAGTGTGGCTGATGGGCAGATCAATATGGCGCCTACGGCTTCGGCGCTTAAAGCGGCTCAGGAAGCGGTATCGGGAGTGGATCCCACAGGAGGAGCCCTTTTCTTCTTCAACCCGGCTAAGACCAAGAATAAATTCATCTGGTCCAGGCCCCAAATTATGCAAATCGGTAATCATATTTTCACTCGTTAG
- a CDS encoding pyridoxal-phosphate-dependent aminotransferase family protein, producing the protein MPNKEMLLIPGPTPVVDEIYEALAQETYSHTDPRLVKRFKNSLDMTKRLFNTDGEVFVVAGSGTLSMEMAIVNTVAPGEKILVISHGYFGDRFIPLAQAHGIQVEVLQSQWGKHVEISAVEEKLAAGGFKAVTVTHADTSTGVMSNLEELVPAVKKYGPLFILDGVCASAAVEENMQKEYGHPDYRIDLVLTGSQKAIGVPPGLAIVAFGPKALKAREAMDKVAAYYMDILRWLPTMQDPGKYYATHPVNMIYAYEKGMELVMAEGLEARYKRHAALGKAVRAGLAQYGMRALAPEEIAAPTLSCILYPEGVNDAEFRSKLAAKGMVVAGSLANLAGKAFRIGHMGNATEEMFIKAMELVGETLNEMGLKADTAKAVETFKDVYHEGLGK; encoded by the coding sequence ATGCCAAATAAAGAAATGCTTCTCATACCCGGGCCGACACCGGTTGTGGATGAAATATATGAAGCATTAGCTCAAGAGACCTATTCCCATACGGATCCCAGGCTGGTTAAGAGATTTAAGAACAGCCTGGACATGACCAAGCGCTTGTTCAATACCGACGGCGAAGTCTTCGTGGTCGCCGGTTCCGGGACCTTATCCATGGAGATGGCCATCGTCAACACTGTGGCCCCTGGAGAAAAGATTCTGGTCATTAGTCATGGTTATTTCGGTGATCGTTTCATCCCCTTGGCCCAAGCCCATGGTATTCAGGTTGAAGTGCTTCAATCCCAGTGGGGAAAACATGTTGAAATCTCTGCCGTTGAGGAAAAGCTGGCCGCAGGAGGCTTCAAAGCCGTCACGGTGACCCATGCGGATACCTCCACCGGGGTCATGTCCAATCTGGAAGAACTGGTCCCAGCGGTGAAGAAATACGGGCCCCTCTTCATCCTGGATGGAGTCTGTGCTTCAGCCGCCGTTGAAGAAAATATGCAAAAAGAATACGGACATCCCGACTATAGAATCGACCTGGTGCTTACCGGTTCCCAAAAAGCCATCGGTGTCCCCCCGGGTTTAGCCATTGTGGCCTTTGGACCTAAAGCTTTAAAAGCGAGAGAAGCTATGGATAAGGTGGCCGCCTACTATATGGATATCCTGCGCTGGCTGCCGACGATGCAGGATCCCGGCAAATATTACGCCACCCATCCCGTCAATATGATCTATGCCTATGAAAAAGGAATGGAGCTCGTCATGGCTGAAGGCCTGGAAGCCCGCTATAAGCGCCATGCTGCCTTAGGAAAAGCGGTCCGGGCGGGGTTGGCCCAATACGGTATGCGGGCCTTGGCTCCTGAGGAGATCGCTGCCCCTACTCTGAGCTGCATTCTCTATCCGGAGGGTGTAAATGACGCCGAATTCCGCTCCAAGCTGGCGGCAAAAGGTATGGTCGTTGCCGGTTCTCTGGCGAATCTCGCCGGGAAGGCTTTCCGAATCGGCCATATGGGCAACGCTACCGAAGAGATGTTTATTAAGGCCATGGAACTTGTGGGTGAAACCCTCAACGAAATGGGCTTGAAGGCCGATACAGCCAAGGCGGTGGAAACCTTTAAAGACGTTTATCATGAAGGATTAGGGAAGTAG
- the asnS gene encoding asparagine--tRNA ligase, with product MENTLIKSIYRDTQAYLNQEIQISGWVRTLRVSKAFGFIEINDGSFFKGIQVVFEEDLNNFEEIAKAATGSSLIIKGLLVESPGAKQPFELKAQSIVIEGACSVDYPLQKKRHSFEYLRTIAHLRPRTNTFAAVFRVRSLVAYALHKFFQDKGFVYVHTPIITGSDAEGAGEMFRVTTLDLEALPRSEEGQIDFSKDFFGKETNLTVSGQLNAETYCMAFRNVYTFGPTFRAENSNTARHAAEFWMIEPEIAFADLQDDMELAEAMMKYLITYVLEHAPEEMAFFNEFVDKTLFDRLDNIVNSEFGRITYTEAIEILQKEKERFEFPVEWGADLQTEHERFLTEQIFKKPVFVVDYPKDIKAFYMRLNDDQKTVAAMDLLVPGVGEIIGGSQREERLDYLEKRMDELGLHKEDYSWYLDLRKYGGTRHAGYGLGFERVIMYLTGISNIRDVVAFPRTVKNADF from the coding sequence ATGGAAAACACCTTGATCAAGTCGATTTATCGCGATACTCAAGCTTATCTTAACCAAGAGATTCAGATTTCCGGATGGGTTCGCACACTGAGAGTGTCTAAAGCCTTCGGTTTTATTGAAATCAACGATGGGTCCTTTTTTAAGGGTATCCAGGTGGTTTTTGAAGAAGATTTAAATAACTTCGAAGAGATTGCCAAGGCCGCCACAGGAAGCTCACTCATTATAAAAGGCCTGCTGGTGGAGTCCCCCGGAGCAAAACAGCCTTTTGAGCTGAAGGCGCAGTCCATCGTGATCGAGGGAGCCTGCAGCGTGGACTATCCTCTGCAGAAAAAACGTCACTCTTTTGAATATCTGCGGACCATCGCTCACCTCAGACCACGGACCAACACCTTTGCGGCGGTGTTCCGTGTTCGCTCCTTAGTGGCCTATGCTCTGCATAAGTTCTTTCAGGATAAAGGATTTGTCTATGTTCATACCCCCATCATTACGGGAAGTGATGCTGAGGGAGCCGGAGAAATGTTCCGGGTCACCACTTTGGATTTGGAGGCGCTGCCCAGGTCCGAAGAAGGGCAGATTGACTTTAGCAAAGATTTTTTTGGCAAAGAAACCAACCTGACGGTAAGCGGCCAGCTCAATGCTGAAACCTATTGCATGGCTTTCCGCAATGTCTATACCTTTGGTCCCACCTTCCGGGCTGAGAATTCCAATACAGCCCGCCATGCCGCAGAATTCTGGATGATCGAACCGGAGATTGCTTTTGCCGATTTGCAGGATGATATGGAACTTGCCGAAGCAATGATGAAATACTTGATCACCTATGTCCTGGAACATGCTCCGGAAGAAATGGCTTTCTTCAATGAATTCGTGGATAAAACCTTGTTTGATCGTCTGGATAACATTGTCAATTCAGAGTTTGGCCGCATCACCTATACGGAAGCCATTGAGATTCTGCAAAAAGAAAAGGAGCGCTTTGAATTTCCTGTGGAATGGGGAGCGGATCTCCAGACTGAGCATGAGCGTTTCCTGACGGAACAAATCTTCAAAAAGCCTGTATTTGTTGTCGATTATCCTAAGGATATCAAAGCCTTTTACATGCGCTTGAATGACGATCAGAAAACTGTGGCAGCCATGGATCTGCTCGTTCCCGGAGTAGGGGAAATCATCGGCGGCAGTCAGCGTGAAGAGAGGTTAGACTATTTGGAGAAGAGGATGGACGAGCTGGGCCTGCATAAGGAGGACTACAGCTGGTATCTGGATCTCCGTAAATACGGAGGAACCCGTCATGCAGGCTATGGACTGGGTTTTGAACGGGTGATTATGTACTTAACCGGAATATCCAATATCCGCGATGTGGTGGCATTCCCAAGAACGGTTAAAAATGCGGACTTTTAA
- the gdhA gene encoding NADP-specific glutamate dehydrogenase, with protein MSYVQEVLDQAIKRNPGEAEFHQALREVLESLEPVLEKRPDLKEAGILERIVEPERQILFRVPWVDDQGKVQVNRGFRVEYNSAIGPYKGGLRFHPSVYLGIIKFLGFEQIFKNSLTGLPIGGGKGGSDFDPKGKSEGEIMRFCQSFITELYRYLGADTDVPAGDIGVGGREVGYMFGQYKRITNRYEGVLTGKGLTFGGSLGRTEATGYGLVYFMEEALKAVGKSFSGATVVVSGSGNVAIYATQKATQLGAKVVAMSDSNGYIYDKDGINLDTVRQLKEVERKRLKDYVSIHPAAEYHEGCAGIWTIPCSIALPCATQNELDGEAAEVLVKNGCYAVGEGANMPSTPEAVDVFLQHKIIYGPGKAANAGGVAVSALEMSQNSMRYSWTFEEVDAKLKNIMVNIYHNASKAAQEFGFEGNLVAGANIAGFLKVAEAMKAQGTV; from the coding sequence ATGAGCTATGTTCAAGAAGTTCTGGATCAAGCGATCAAGCGCAATCCTGGTGAAGCTGAATTTCACCAGGCACTGAGAGAGGTCTTGGAATCTCTCGAACCCGTGTTGGAAAAACGTCCCGATCTTAAGGAAGCAGGAATTCTCGAGCGCATCGTCGAGCCTGAGCGGCAGATCCTCTTCCGGGTCCCTTGGGTTGACGATCAGGGCAAAGTCCAGGTGAACCGTGGTTTCCGTGTGGAATACAACAGTGCCATCGGCCCCTATAAAGGGGGACTGCGTTTCCATCCTTCCGTGTACTTGGGCATCATAAAATTCCTGGGTTTCGAGCAGATCTTTAAAAACTCCCTGACCGGTTTGCCCATTGGCGGTGGTAAAGGGGGTAGTGATTTTGATCCGAAGGGCAAATCCGAAGGGGAAATCATGCGGTTCTGCCAAAGCTTCATTACAGAACTTTATCGCTACCTTGGCGCCGATACGGACGTCCCGGCGGGGGATATCGGTGTCGGCGGACGGGAAGTGGGCTATATGTTCGGTCAATATAAGCGGATTACCAATAGATACGAAGGTGTTCTGACCGGCAAAGGCTTAACCTTTGGCGGAAGCCTGGGCCGTACGGAAGCAACCGGTTATGGACTGGTCTATTTTATGGAAGAAGCTCTTAAAGCCGTGGGTAAATCCTTCAGCGGCGCTACTGTCGTTGTTTCCGGTTCCGGAAACGTGGCCATTTACGCTACCCAAAAGGCCACCCAGCTGGGGGCCAAAGTCGTGGCTATGAGCGATTCCAATGGCTATATCTATGATAAAGACGGCATTAATCTCGATACAGTCCGCCAATTAAAAGAGGTTGAGCGGAAGCGTCTTAAAGACTATGTCAGCATTCACCCCGCTGCCGAATATCATGAGGGTTGTGCAGGCATCTGGACGATTCCCTGCTCTATCGCCCTTCCCTGTGCCACTCAAAACGAATTGGACGGGGAAGCAGCCGAAGTGCTTGTTAAAAACGGCTGCTACGCTGTCGGGGAAGGGGCCAATATGCCTTCCACTCCGGAAGCTGTGGATGTGTTCCTCCAGCACAAAATTATCTATGGGCCGGGCAAAGCAGCCAATGCCGGAGGTGTGGCTGTATCCGCTCTAGAAATGTCCCAAAACAGCATGCGCTATTCATGGACCTTTGAAGAAGTGGATGCCAAGCTCAAAAATATTATGGTCAATATCTACCACAATGCCAGCAAAGCCGCTCAAGAGTTCGGCTTTGAGGGGAATTTGGTGGCAGGGGCCAATATCGCCGGCTTCCTCAAGGTGGCCGAAGCCATGAAGGCTCAGGGAACAGTTTAA
- the pylSn gene encoding pyrrolysine--tRNA(Pyl) ligase small subunit has product MTGVFQASEEKKRYYRKNVDFFNLVEKIKLWPSRSGTLHGIKSMTRRGNTAEIVTHCNQRFIIYNSKHSRAARWLRNKLHFGVCPHCRIPEWKLQKYSSTVMSQHYGSHL; this is encoded by the coding sequence ATGACAGGTGTGTTCCAGGCTTCTGAGGAGAAGAAAAGATATTACCGGAAGAACGTGGATTTCTTTAATTTGGTGGAAAAAATCAAGCTGTGGCCATCCCGCAGCGGCACCCTGCATGGGATCAAATCCATGACCAGAAGGGGAAACACGGCGGAGATTGTCACCCATTGCAACCAGCGTTTTATTATCTATAATTCCAAGCATAGCCGGGCGGCACGCTGGCTTCGCAACAAGCTGCATTTTGGGGTGTGTCCGCACTGCCGGATACCTGAATGGAAGCTTCAGAAATATTCTTCCACAGTCATGAGCCAGCATTATGGCTCACATCTTTAA
- the pylD gene encoding 3-methylornithyl-N6-L-lysine dehydrogenase PylD, protein MTRLQVSDIELILEQMNVYDRELLAKTGYRLSHIAAHAVGRSWTDVPDPGLIAVVPMTCGLGVISGFAETVAGILRFLGMNTFVPVSPDVKGFAEALERQAEIIFMADEERFIGVHLKTGQISDNSVATGRGFAAALDCLTGGLRERDVLILGAGPVGRAAAFAVLDFGGNVHVLDKDLTVSEKLAHEMLCQRGCSIGIEKGLDSALGKHRAIVVACPEGGLLRPDHLHTDTCIAAPGVPLGIQPHAIKKVEQRLIHDPLQLGVATMLYEILAKISPPA, encoded by the coding sequence ATGACACGTCTTCAGGTAAGCGATATCGAATTAATCCTTGAGCAGATGAACGTATATGATCGGGAATTATTGGCTAAAACCGGCTATAGGCTTTCCCATATTGCCGCCCATGCCGTTGGCAGGTCTTGGACAGATGTGCCCGATCCGGGGTTGATTGCCGTAGTGCCTATGACTTGCGGCCTGGGTGTGATCAGTGGTTTTGCGGAGACGGTTGCCGGAATTCTGCGTTTCCTTGGCATGAACACCTTTGTGCCGGTCTCTCCTGATGTGAAGGGATTCGCTGAAGCGCTGGAGCGCCAGGCGGAAATTATTTTTATGGCGGATGAAGAGCGTTTTATTGGGGTGCATTTGAAAACGGGGCAGATCTCGGATAATAGCGTGGCCACAGGCCGGGGTTTTGCGGCTGCCCTTGACTGCCTGACCGGCGGACTTAGGGAGCGGGACGTTCTGATCTTAGGCGCTGGGCCGGTGGGGCGGGCTGCCGCTTTCGCCGTTCTCGACTTTGGAGGCAACGTCCATGTCCTTGACAAGGACTTAACTGTGAGCGAAAAATTAGCCCATGAGATGCTCTGTCAACGCGGCTGCTCTATTGGCATTGAGAAGGGGTTGGATTCGGCGCTGGGCAAGCATCGGGCCATTGTGGTGGCCTGTCCTGAAGGGGGATTGCTCAGACCGGATCATCTCCATACGGATACGTGCATCGCTGCGCCGGGAGTACCTTTGGGTATTCAGCCTCATGCCATCAAGAAGGTTGAGCAGCGTCTGATACATGACCCCCTGCAACTAGGCGTGGCGACAATGCTCTATGAGATTCTTGCCAAAATATCACCGCCAGCATAG